Part of the Henckelia pumila isolate YLH828 chromosome 2, ASM3356847v2, whole genome shotgun sequence genome is shown below.
AGGAATTAGGCAGGGAAAGTAGATAACTTACTGACTCCAAGTGGCTCAACCGAGTAACAACTTTAGCAGAGAAATGCCTAGAACACTTCAAAAATCAGCAGCTATGATTCGAATTTTCAGCAGCCTTGAGGGAGGATTTTTGATGTGATTTCTGCGTATTCTGAGTGAGTAGATGCAGAATGTAATTAAGAGGGCGAAGGGTCTGATTCTTGCACTTAATAAGAGGCTAAACTTCAGCCTTGATTTATTTGTTGCCAAAGTTTTGTTCTGAATTCCATGTATCAGCCATTATCTTGGTATGGTAAGATTGCAGCTTTCAAGTAAGGGAATATTTCCATATTGGTGTAGGCTTGGAAGCCAAGTTTCGGTTTTTACATCCTGCCCTCCTTAAaagaagtttcgtcctcgaaacttgagCTAACTTGATCTTTTAAGAGATAGGGATACTTCTCCTGTATCTTCTCTTTTGGTTCCCATGTAGCTTCTCTTTTAGTGTGATTTGACCATTGTACTTTGACATAAGGAATTGTCCTTCGCCTAAGGACTTGGTCCATGGTATCCACTATTCGGATAGGAACTTTCTCATACTTCAGTTTCTCAGTCAAGTTCCCATCAATCAAAAGTGGTTCAACTTCAAGGACATGGTTTGGATCTGAAATAAACTTCCTCAGTTGCGAGACATGGAACACATCATGTATCCTTGACATACTTGGTGGCAATTCTAGTCTATAAGCAAGCATACCCACCTTCTCCAAAATCTCTAAAGGTCCAACGTATCGAGGGTTCAGTTTTTCAGCTTTGATGAATCGGATGACTCCTTTCATTGGTGATACATTCACATAAGCTTTCTTAGCAATTTGGAATTCCAGGGGTCTTCTTTTCATGTCAGCCTAACTCTTCTGTCGATCTTGTGTGGTTTTGAGTCTTTCCTTGATAACCACAACTTTATCTACTGTTGTTTGGACAAGTTCTGGTCCCGTAATAGACTTCTCTCCCACTTCATCCCAATATAGTGGtgatcgacattttcttccaTACAGTGCCTCGTATGGTGCCATTACAATACTGCTGTGATAGCTGTTATTGTAGACGAACTCAATTAAGGGTAAGTGTTCGCTCCAATTATTGCTGAAGTCTAGAGCACAAGCCCttaacatatcctccagagttTGAATTGTTCTCTCGGTCTTTCCGTCCATTTTAGGGTGGTAGGCCTTACTGAGGGTGACCTTGGTTCCCATAGCCTCTTGGAAGCTTTTCCAAAAACGGGAAACAAATCTCGGGTCTCTGTCTGATAAGATACTTACTGGAACCCCATGAAGTCTGACTATATTGTCCATGTATAGCATAGCTAAGTTATCCAAGTTGAAATTCATACGGACTGGTAGGAAGTGAGCAGACTTTGTGAGTCTATCAACAATGACCCAAATACCGTCATGGCTTTGCCTTGATTTTGGCAGCCCtactacaaagtccatggaaatgtgctcccatttccattcgggAATTTTCAGGGGTTGAAGTAATCCTCCAGTTCTTTGGTGTTCTGCTTTGACCTTTTGGCATACTTGACATTTAGAGACGAATTCGGCCACATCTCTTTTCATTCCGTTCCACCAGAAGTGCTTCTtcaaatctctatacatctttgtactaccagggtggatcgaaaatttttatttatgtgcTTCAAACATCACTTCTTGACAAATATTATCAATATCTAGTACACACAATCATCCTTTCATCCATGAGACTCATTTCTCATCTGACTGAAGATCATTCGACTTCTCTTCCTTGACTTGttctttgagttttgtcaaGAAGAGATCTCGATCTTCGTTTAATTTGACTGTCTCTCTAAGACATGGTTGGATCGAGACCGAAGCCAATATCATTTTACTCATATCCTTTCGACTTAAAGCATCAGCCACTTTATttgccttacccggatggtagctaatggtCAAGTTGTAATCCTTCAACAGTTCTATCCATCTCCTCTTCCTCATGTTTAAATCtttctgagtgaacaaatacttgaggcTTTGATGGTCAGTGAAAATCTCGCACTTGGAACCGTAGAGGTAGTGTCTCCAAATTTTTAGTGCGAACACTACGGCAGCCAATTCGAGGTCATGAGttgggtagttctgctcatatGGTTTTAACTGCCTTGAAGCATAAGCAATTACTCTTCCATCTTGCATGAgcacacaccccaaacctccTTTAGATGCGTCACTATAAATGGCGAAGTCTTTGCCTTCTTTCGGTAGTATCAACACTGGGGTAGACGCAAGTCTCTTTTTCAGAGTCTCGAATCTTTTCTCACAATCATCATTCCAGTTAAACTTAGAATTCTTTTGTGTGAGTTTGGTGAGAGGTATAGCTATAGAGGAGAATCCCTCAACAAATTTTCGGTAATAACCTGCTAAACCCAAAAAGCTCCGAATCTCGGTCACTATCTTTGGTCTGGGCCAGTGAGAGATTGcttccactttcttgggatcCACAGACACGCCGGTCTCAGATGATATGGCCCAAGAACGTGACACTTTTgagccagaattcacattttttgaattttgcgTACAACTCTCTTTCTCTAAGTGTCTGCAGGGTAAGACGGATATGTTCCTTGTGGTCTTCCTCACTTAGTGAATAcacaaggatgtcatcgatAAACACCACCACAAATTTATCGAGAAAGGTTTTGAACACTCTATTCATGAGGTCCATAATTGCCGCTGGAGAATTTGTCAATCCAAAGGGCATTACTGtgaactcatagtgtccataccttgttctgaacaCTGTCTTTGAGACGTCTTCAGCTTTGACCTTCAGCTGGTGGTACCCTGATCGAAGGTCAAGCTTGGAGAAACTGTGTCTCCTTTGAGCTGATCGAAAAGATCATCGATTCTTGGAATGGGGTATTTGTTCTTGATTGTAATCTTGTTCAATTCtctgtagtcaatacacaatctcatactCCCGTTTTCTTCTTTACAAATAAGacaggagctccccacggagaagcACTTGGTCTGATTTGTTTTTTATCCAACAACTCTTGGAGTTGATCCTTTAACTCCTTAAGTTCagctggtgccattcgatatggCGCTTTAGAGATTGGTACAGCATCTGGTACCAAATTAATTTCGAATTCTACTTCCCTATCTGGAACAGTTCCAGGTAATTCCTCGGGAAAGACGTCTGGGAATTCTTGCACTACCGAAATATCTTCCAGTTTAAGTTCGGCTATTTCTTTTACTTCGCTAATCATAGCTAGGTAAATTTTCTCACCGTTCTTCATTGAATTCCATGCTTGGGAAGCAGATAAGAGGGATTTGTGTCCCTTGTCTTTGCCTTGAAAGACGAATTTCTTTTTGTTCGGCACCCAAAGTTTCACGTTCTTCTCTCTACAATCGACCAATGCATGGTTCTTGGCtaaccaatccatacccaaaattGCATCGAATTCAACCATATTGAGTTGAATCAAGCTGGCTTCGAAAGCATGCTTATTGATACATATATTGCAGTTTCGGTGAACCTTATGAGTCTCAATAGTTTTTCTAGTAGGAGTTGTTACTCTATAAGGTTTGACAAGCATTTCAGGTTCAAGCCTTAACTTCTTAGAGAATCTCTTGGATATAAAAGAATGCGTGGCACcgcaatcaaacaatacataaGCAGAAAATTGATTGATCAGAATGGTACCTGCCATGACATCGTTTGTGTCATCATCTTCCTCTTGAGTGATGGCAAACCCCAAGCATTGGGTTTGTTCTCTTTCGGCTTGCCTGGGGTGGCGCCAACGTTTGATCTCATTCCCACCTTCTTAGGCTCGGGGCAATCGGCAATGCGATGTCCCATCTTTCCATAGTTAAAGCAGGCACCGGAGGTTCTACGACATTCACCGGGGTGGCGAAAGTTGCATATGGGGCATAGCTTAATTGCTGCATCAGTTGGAATTGAACTCTTGGATGGGCCACTAGATTGGTTTGGCTTCTTGAATTTCTGTCCACTTTGGTTGGTTGAGACCGAGAAGGGTCTCTTATTTTTGTGCTCGTCCTCACGTCGTTGGATATCAGTCTCGGCTCTAATGGCTGCTCCCATTAGATCAACAAAAGTCGTGGCTTGATAAACTGCCAAGGCTGACTGGATCCGACTGTTAAGTCCCTTCTTGTAACGGTGCATTTTCTGAGTGTCATCAGCCATGGTGGTCGGTACGTAGGTTCCAAGGGAGTTGAACTTAGATGTGTACTCCATCACCGACATCTCCGGGGTTTGGACAAAGTTCTCAAACTCGTTCAACTTTTGCAATTTGATTTTTGCGAGGAAATACTATTTCAGAAAAGTATCCCGAAATTGTTGCCACATAATCGGCCCTACTGCCATCATTGCTGGTGAAATAGCCTCCCACCACTTTCTAGCTTTGTCCTCCAAGAATGGTGTCACTACATCGACCTTAACTCCTTCCGAAATTTCAAGCAACCAAAGCTGAGTTTCCATGTTTTTGAGCCAGTTCCGACCTACTTCCGGATCAGAACTCCCATCGAAGGTTGGTGCATTGTTTTTCCTAAGGGACTCATAGTGATACTTAGTCCCATGTTGAGCAGGAGGTGGCGGCGGTGGCGGATGAGTCCCGCCCAAACCTTGGAGGGTGGTAGCCACTATCGTAGTTATCGCCATCATATCTGCTTGGATGAGATTGACTCTCGGtggcggaggtggaggtggaggtggatttccattgttattgttgttgttatcTTCACGGTTGCGATTGTAACGGGGGTTGCGACCTCGTCTCGCTCATCTTTTCATTTCCTACAAACGCACGAGAGTTTTCTAAGAACAGATTGATAGCACGAGAGTTTCCAACAAGACAATATAAATGTAAATAGCAGAATGGAAAAGAATGATGTctcaaaactctagactaatcTAGCCTAGTTTACGACTTCTCCTAATCCTTGCCCTTCATTAATTTCTATTCCAACAGGGTCTTCTTCTTCAGGTTCTTCTTCTTGCTGCGACTCCTGAATCTCTTGAAGTAAGGAAACATTCTGCTCGTACAGCGCACTATTGTTTTCTTCTAGTTGTTGTATGCGAGCATTAGCTTGTTGGCAGTATTGTGcaaattcattcacaacttgCTGTTTTTGCTCCTCCAACTTTTCAGCCCGCTTTGTGAGGTTGAAGTTGACCTCAGAAAGTTGTGAGATGGTAAGTTGAGCAGCTCTAACCTTCTCCTTATTCTCCTCATCTTGCAAGTCTACCCGAGTGAGATAAGAAACATAGCGCTTGATATCTTCACGTAAATCCAGCTCCTTGATTCGGCTGGTGCTGATATCTTCGAGTAGCTCTGAATAGCGCTCCTCCAGTTTCTCCTTCTCTTGAGCTTGTAGTTTCATTTTGTTCTCCAGATACTCCCTTCCTTTTTGCGTCGCGAGTTTCATCAGCTTCTCTTCTTCAAGTTTCATCCTAAGGTTTCGTCTCACCGCTTTCTGGCGTTCCGAAGCTAGTCGCAACATGCGGAGAGGAATATCAGCTCGAGATCGGGGAGTCATTTCCTAGAACCAATCGAAgagaaatttttcaaaaaataaagaaCAACTGCAACTTAGATCAATATAACAATTATATTATCAATTCAGTGTAGTAATACGTCGAACGACATTTTGGAgaaaatttttccaaaaatggaAATTTTCGAGATTTCTATATGGGAAGAAAGTACAAGTCGAGGGTGTCCAGGATTCGCGAAATCAAATTTTGTATTTTCTAAGCAAAGTTATAAGCGTCCGAAAACTT
Proteins encoded:
- the LOC140877790 gene encoding uncharacterized protein codes for the protein MAITTIVATTLQGLGGTHPPPPPPPAQHGTKYHYESLRKNNAPTFDGSSDPEVGRNWLKNMETQLWLLEISEGVKVDVVTPFLEDKARKWWEAISPAMMAYFLAKIKLQKLNEFENFVQTPEMSVMEYTSKFNSLGTYVPTTMADDTQKMHRYKKGLNSRIQSALAVYQATTFVDLMGAAIRAETDIQRREDEHKNKRPFSVSTNQSGQKFKKPNQSSGPSKSSIPTDAAIKLCPICNFRHPGECRRTSGACFNYGKMGHRIADCPEPKKVGMRSNVGATPGKPKENKPNAWGLPSLKRKMMTQTMSWQRFSKKLRLEPEMLVKPYRVTTPTRKTIETHKVHRNCNICINKHAFEASLIQLNMVEFDAILGMDWLAKNHALVDCREKNVKLWVPNKKKFVFQGKDKGHKSLLSASQAWNSMKNGEKIYLAMISEVKEIAELKLEDISVVQEFPDVFPEELPGTVPDREVEFEINLVPDAVPISKAPYRMAPAELKELKDQLQELLDKKQIRPSASPWGAPVLFVKKKTGV